One stretch of Desulfovibrio sp. JC010 DNA includes these proteins:
- a CDS encoding CerR family C-terminal domain-containing protein, protein MTVHPKGKTNKARGEETREKLVDVGLQLFAMNGFNGVSMRNLASEAEVNLATVGYHFGGKQGLYEAVIREIIRFREEFMPGVSVVREQIKRVESGEISKEEMVTWFFRSQMEGILSDPITIWGIMLINREMAAPSEVYPLLDEEFFEPAIQAMNLLLKAAMPEGSSYTEIMTVGTALIGIVLKFVASKAFTDRVGWDEMTPERIEELIEILSRRVVAFVCC, encoded by the coding sequence ATGACGGTTCATCCTAAAGGAAAAACAAATAAGGCCCGTGGCGAAGAGACCCGCGAAAAGCTTGTTGACGTTGGCTTGCAGCTTTTTGCCATGAACGGTTTTAATGGCGTGAGTATGCGCAATCTTGCTTCAGAAGCAGAGGTTAATCTGGCTACTGTGGGCTACCATTTCGGTGGCAAACAGGGCCTTTATGAAGCAGTGATCAGAGAGATTATCCGTTTCCGTGAAGAGTTTATGCCGGGGGTCAGTGTCGTTCGTGAGCAGATTAAACGTGTAGAGTCCGGTGAAATTTCCAAAGAAGAGATGGTTACCTGGTTTTTCCGTTCCCAGATGGAAGGAATTCTCAGTGATCCAATCACTATCTGGGGGATTATGTTGATCAACCGTGAAATGGCTGCTCCCAGTGAAGTTTATCCGTTATTAGATGAGGAATTTTTCGAACCTGCCATTCAGGCCATGAATCTTCTGCTGAAAGCGGCCATGCCGGAGGGTAGTTCTTATACTGAAATAATGACAGTAGGGACTGCTTTAATCGGTATTGTGCTTAAGTTTGTGGCGTCAAAAGCTTTTACCGATCGTGTTGGCTGGGATGAAATGACCCCTGAACGCATTGAAGAACTCATAGAAATACTGTCCAGAAGGGTAGTGGCTTTTGTCTGCTGTTAG
- a CDS encoding cysteine hydrolase family protein: MKSLLIIDMQKALFAAGNRYDTDGVISRVDLLTGKARDKNIPIIFVRHNSAEDGLAINSDGWQILDELDFRPTDTVIEKTCCDSFCETNLAQRLSDLNVEELIITGCCTDFCIDSTVRQAASMGYKVRVASDAHTTADKPYLDAETIIRHHNFVWSEMYVPQLIEVELTEKVLDEV; the protein is encoded by the coding sequence ATGAAATCTTTACTGATCATAGACATGCAGAAAGCATTATTCGCAGCGGGAAACCGCTATGACACAGACGGGGTAATCAGCAGGGTAGATCTGCTCACAGGGAAGGCACGGGACAAAAATATCCCCATAATATTCGTACGCCACAACAGCGCAGAAGACGGGCTGGCAATAAATTCAGACGGCTGGCAGATTCTGGATGAGCTTGATTTTCGACCAACAGATACGGTCATAGAAAAGACCTGCTGCGACTCTTTTTGCGAAACAAATCTTGCGCAGAGGCTAAGCGACTTGAACGTAGAAGAACTAATAATCACCGGATGCTGTACGGACTTCTGCATAGACAGCACAGTGCGCCAGGCCGCAAGCATGGGCTACAAAGTGCGGGTAGCTTCAGACGCGCACACCACTGCCGACAAACCCTATTTAGATGCTGAAACAATAATCAGGCACCATAATTTTGTCTGGTCGGAGATGTATGTGCCGCAGTTGATTGAAGTGGAATTGACTGAGAAGGTTCTTGATGAGGTATAA
- a CDS encoding type II toxin-antitoxin system YhaV family toxin: protein MGEWKIFLYHLFKLRYEYLFNEVKRLKAKDPDSYKEHKTTKMFASVVKCIALLKKDPTGDEYQMGVKVLSGFRYWRRVKRHLPQRHRLFFRFRSDQTSVVLAWLNDDKTLRKEGAKTDVYHVFFKMLESGKVPDRYEELLESSEEYGASSQKSISAQS from the coding sequence ATGGGTGAGTGGAAGATTTTTTTATATCATCTTTTTAAGCTTCGTTACGAGTATTTATTTAACGAAGTGAAACGATTAAAAGCCAAAGACCCTGATTCGTATAAAGAGCACAAAACGACTAAGATGTTTGCTTCTGTTGTTAAGTGTATTGCGTTGTTGAAAAAAGATCCTACTGGTGACGAATATCAGATGGGGGTTAAAGTTTTATCAGGGTTTCGTTATTGGAGAAGGGTAAAAAGACACCTTCCGCAAAGGCATCGGCTCTTTTTTAGATTCCGTTCAGATCAAACTAGCGTGGTTTTAGCTTGGCTGAATGATGATAAAACACTCCGTAAGGAGGGTGCTAAGACTGATGTTTACCATGTTTTTTTTAAAATGCTTGAAAGTGGTAAGGTCCCGGATCGCTATGAGGAGCTTCTAGAAAGCTCGGAAGAGTACGGTGCTTCCTCTCAAAAGAGCATTAGCGCGCAAAGTTAA
- a CDS encoding bifunctional (p)ppGpp synthetase/guanosine-3',5'-bis(diphosphate) 3'-pyrophosphohydrolase: protein MIRINEITDVVSTYIDDPDLDLIQRAYVFSARAHEGQVRLSGEPYLAHPLHVAKILADMRLDEPTVAAGLLHDTVEDTDTTIDEIADLFGEEVADIVDGVTKIGMMDFESKAIAKAENIRKMILAMAEDIRVLMVKLADRLHNMRTLDFQKNYKQLLIAQETMDIYSPLANRLGLYMVKRDLEDLCLFYLKPDVYQDITDGLERQHTIGKEYVDNVIGLLTGILDDNEIKGTIKGRTKHKYSIHKKMQRQGLSLDQVHDIIAFRVIVDSVKDCYSVLGLVHSMWKPVSGKFKDYISIPKANMYQSLHSTVIGPEGERIEIQIRTEEMQQVAEYGVAAHWQYKESGKSDAKTNRDAERFSWLRQIMDWQRELEDPREFMASLRFDLFNDEVYVFTPAGEIKELPDGATPVDFAYSIHTEVGNHCTGAKVNGRMVPLNSVLKNGDTIEVFTDKKRKPSRDWLKFVKTAKARTRIKHYIRTEERTRSIILAKELLEKEGRRMNINVAKAMKDGYFIMLADEFNFGHVDDLLSNIGYSRITPRKVLGRLHAILNEVEGVVEEAPKPEQHHHETEEDKAKSAANSIDIEGVDNVLIRFAGCCTPLPGEPIIGYISRGRGVVIHSATCPNIKNLEEERLLNVSWTGGQEESQHPAQIRIRCRNHKGMLAKICTVLTDMDVNIDSGEFKSDLDGSSVLEFTVEVTDLGHLHRSLNKLKTIEHVLEATRLS from the coding sequence ATGATACGCATTAACGAAATCACTGACGTTGTCAGTACCTATATTGATGATCCTGATCTGGACTTGATCCAGAGGGCCTACGTCTTTTCCGCACGGGCACATGAAGGTCAGGTGCGCCTTTCCGGTGAGCCTTATCTCGCCCATCCGCTGCACGTGGCCAAGATTCTGGCCGATATGCGTCTTGATGAGCCCACTGTGGCCGCCGGACTGCTGCACGATACGGTGGAAGATACCGATACCACCATTGACGAGATTGCTGATCTTTTCGGTGAAGAAGTTGCCGACATTGTTGACGGTGTGACCAAGATCGGGATGATGGATTTCGAATCCAAGGCTATCGCCAAGGCGGAGAATATCCGCAAGATGATTCTGGCTATGGCTGAAGATATCCGCGTACTCATGGTCAAGCTCGCCGACCGTCTGCATAATATGCGCACCCTTGATTTTCAGAAGAATTACAAGCAGCTGCTCATTGCGCAGGAAACCATGGATATCTACTCCCCCCTTGCCAACAGGCTTGGGTTGTACATGGTCAAGCGCGATCTTGAAGATCTCTGTCTCTTCTACCTCAAGCCGGATGTCTATCAGGATATTACCGACGGGCTGGAACGCCAGCACACCATCGGTAAGGAATACGTTGATAACGTCATCGGACTGCTGACCGGTATCCTTGATGATAACGAAATCAAGGGGACCATCAAAGGACGCACCAAGCACAAGTATTCCATCCATAAGAAGATGCAGCGTCAGGGTTTAAGCCTTGATCAGGTGCATGACATTATTGCATTCCGGGTCATCGTTGATTCCGTAAAGGACTGTTATTCCGTGCTCGGTCTGGTCCACTCCATGTGGAAGCCTGTTTCCGGTAAGTTCAAGGATTATATTTCCATTCCCAAGGCCAATATGTACCAGTCCCTGCACAGTACGGTCATCGGGCCGGAAGGTGAGCGTATCGAGATCCAGATCAGGACCGAAGAGATGCAGCAGGTGGCGGAATACGGTGTTGCTGCCCACTGGCAGTACAAGGAATCCGGCAAGAGCGACGCCAAGACCAACCGTGATGCGGAACGATTTTCATGGCTCAGGCAGATCATGGACTGGCAGCGCGAGCTGGAAGACCCCCGTGAATTCATGGCCTCGCTGCGTTTCGATCTTTTTAACGACGAAGTTTACGTCTTCACCCCCGCTGGTGAGATCAAAGAACTTCCCGACGGTGCCACCCCGGTTGATTTTGCTTACTCCATTCACACCGAGGTAGGTAACCACTGTACCGGGGCCAAGGTCAATGGGCGCATGGTGCCGCTCAACTCCGTGCTCAAGAACGGTGATACCATCGAGGTTTTCACCGATAAAAAACGCAAGCCCAGCCGCGACTGGCTCAAGTTCGTAAAGACCGCCAAGGCCCGCACAAGGATCAAGCACTACATTCGCACCGAGGAGCGGACCCGTTCCATCATTCTTGCCAAGGAGCTGCTTGAGAAAGAAGGCCGGCGCATGAATATCAATGTGGCCAAGGCCATGAAAGACGGTTATTTCATCATGTTGGCTGATGAATTCAATTTCGGGCACGTGGATGATCTGCTTTCAAATATCGGCTATTCACGCATCACCCCGCGCAAGGTGCTGGGACGCCTCCATGCCATCCTCAATGAAGTCGAGGGCGTTGTGGAAGAAGCACCCAAGCCGGAACAGCATCATCACGAGACCGAGGAGGACAAGGCCAAGAGTGCTGCTAATTCCATTGATATCGAAGGTGTGGATAACGTCCTGATCCGTTTTGCAGGGTGCTGCACCCCGCTGCCGGGAGAGCCGATCATCGGTTACATCAGCCGTGGACGCGGTGTGGTCATCCATTCTGCAACCTGTCCCAATATCAAGAACCTGGAAGAAGAGCGTCTGCTCAATGTTTCATGGACCGGAGGACAGGAAGAATCCCAGCATCCGGCCCAGATCCGCATCCGCTGCCGCAACCACAAGGGTATGCTGGCAAAGATCTGTACCGTGCTGACCGATATGGACGTGAACATCGATTCCGGTGAATTCAAGTCCGACCTCGACGGCAGTTCCGTGCTCGAATTCACCGTTGAGGTCACCGACCTCGGGCATCTGCACCGTTCTTTGAACAAGCTCAAGACTATTGAGCATGTTTTGGAGGCTACTCGGTTGAGTTAG
- a CDS encoding peptide-binding protein has translation MNRFLFAAVMITCLAFLPACGQDGGQQAGKDADTKTGPAPAAVKIADSKPVYGGRLTEPTLAEPMCLISTLSSDSASHTVASKIFVSALKYNKDIELVPYAAESFEVLEGGKLLKFKLREDIKWFDGKPLTAEDVEFTYNMMLDPNTPTAYAGDFKNIKEFKRTGRYTFEVRYDNIFARSLITWASDILPKHILEGEDLNTTKYRRNPVGAGPYKLKEWVPGRRLILEANDDYFEGRPYIDELVYRVIPDLSTQFLELKSGSLDNMGLTPQQYLFQTKGGNWERDFQKFKYLSFSYSYLGFNMESPFFKDVRVRKAINYAIDKEEIVKGVLLGLGYPAMGPYKPGTWVYNDKLKPYGYHPEKAKALLEEAGWSDSDGDGILDRDGKPFSFTIIINQGNSLRIKSATIIQNRLKGVGIDVKIRTVEWAAFLNDFILKGRFDATLLSWNILQDPDSYTVWHSSKAVDGGLNFIKYKNSELDELLERGRSTLDQSERKVIYDRIQEIMHEEQPYCFLYVPMALPIYSSRIQGLKVEPAGLGYNADWWWIPEELQKKKSLQQ, from the coding sequence ATGAACAGATTTCTCTTTGCCGCAGTGATGATTACTTGTCTGGCTTTTCTTCCAGCCTGCGGTCAGGATGGCGGACAGCAGGCTGGCAAGGACGCCGATACAAAGACTGGTCCCGCCCCGGCTGCTGTAAAAATTGCTGATTCCAAACCCGTTTATGGCGGCAGGCTGACTGAGCCGACGCTGGCTGAGCCCATGTGTTTGATTTCCACACTCTCTTCAGATTCTGCAAGCCACACTGTCGCCAGCAAGATATTTGTTTCTGCGCTTAAATACAACAAAGATATCGAACTTGTTCCATATGCTGCTGAATCTTTCGAAGTGCTGGAAGGCGGTAAGCTGTTAAAGTTCAAGCTCCGGGAAGATATCAAGTGGTTTGACGGAAAGCCTTTGACTGCTGAAGATGTTGAATTTACTTATAATATGATGCTTGATCCGAATACCCCCACCGCTTATGCCGGGGATTTCAAGAATATCAAGGAATTCAAGCGGACCGGTAGATATACTTTCGAAGTACGTTATGACAATATTTTTGCCCGTTCCCTGATTACCTGGGCTTCAGATATTCTGCCCAAGCACATTCTTGAAGGTGAAGACCTGAATACCACCAAGTACAGGCGTAATCCCGTTGGAGCGGGGCCGTACAAGCTTAAGGAATGGGTTCCCGGCCGCAGATTGATACTTGAGGCTAATGATGATTACTTTGAGGGACGCCCGTACATTGATGAACTGGTATACCGGGTCATACCTGATCTTTCCACGCAGTTTCTGGAGTTGAAAAGCGGCAGTCTCGACAACATGGGGCTGACCCCGCAGCAGTATCTTTTTCAGACCAAGGGCGGGAATTGGGAACGTGATTTTCAGAAATTCAAATACCTTTCCTTTTCTTATTCATATCTCGGGTTTAATATGGAAAGCCCTTTTTTCAAAGATGTGCGGGTGCGCAAGGCCATTAACTACGCCATTGACAAGGAAGAGATCGTCAAAGGTGTGCTTCTGGGACTGGGCTATCCGGCCATGGGACCGTATAAACCCGGTACATGGGTGTATAATGATAAGCTCAAACCCTATGGCTATCATCCTGAAAAAGCAAAAGCTTTGCTTGAGGAAGCGGGGTGGTCCGACAGTGACGGGGACGGGATTCTTGACCGTGACGGCAAACCTTTTTCCTTTACGATTATCATTAATCAGGGAAATTCCTTGCGTATTAAGTCCGCAACAATTATTCAGAACCGTCTAAAGGGTGTCGGAATCGATGTTAAGATCAGGACTGTTGAGTGGGCGGCGTTTCTTAATGATTTTATTCTAAAGGGACGTTTTGATGCCACCCTGCTCAGCTGGAATATTCTGCAGGACCCTGACAGCTATACGGTCTGGCATTCATCCAAGGCCGTAGACGGCGGACTTAATTTTATCAAATATAAAAACAGTGAGCTTGACGAGTTGCTTGAGCGTGGCCGGTCCACACTTGATCAGTCTGAACGCAAGGTCATTTATGACCGCATTCAGGAGATCATGCATGAAGAGCAGCCTTATTGTTTTTTGTATGTTCCCATGGCTCTGCCCATATACAGCAGTCGAATTCAAGGTCTGAAAGTGGAACCCGCAGGTCTGGGCTATAATGCCGATTGGTGGTGGATTCCCGAAGAGTTACAGAAGAAAAAGAGTTTACAGCAGTAA
- a CDS encoding DEAD/DEAH box helicase, producing MSQNEEAVVKSILKAFVSDTVPEYILDGARTIVNSDGVLKLDLKKRERYWDVDATIQGDDFQNYSSELGLNLAEESINHYCNCPESFSGVCKHVGAAALKLLLSLDSEEEKAESQKQADWRQNFRSFFATELEPEAGKHYIIYRMYPEPERLQVAFFRARQNKSGLSQVQNEIELQDIIEKPEWAETSPSLPHVSEQIGHYLDYRGHRVEIPAGLHAWFFTAIKDEYYMFLRDTDIPIRIESRTMQLKLSPELSEEGLSFDILLSDEGKPPFSIMDDDEVFFYGRLPLWVYWKQGFYPVQTTLAPKLVQEMRIQNPVIPPGDIPEFLDRVWTQIPVSDLHDHEEFLEKMQPFFVPATFNPKLYLNEEGSLLTIRVDNTYDTEHGEISMGEPNPDLQTGSYKDGEKSYLVRRAQDEEAQLFAELRDMGFQPRNNSIWFMEQEAAITFLLDHYPQLVEAYRIYGEKNLTRYKVRLTNPQIVAEVETDEDNKWFNLDINVEYDDQRVPIEKIWEAWSQGKRYVQLKDGSYTSLPESWLKKLSHKLKALGYDPEQPPRQQFEQYETPVLDKIIEDLPDAKTDEHFVKLREKIHNFDEIKMLDQPKALNATLRPYQVQGLSYLNFLRDYKFGGILADEMGLGKTIQTLSFILSLHERGITGPNLIIVPTSVMPNWEREAQKFCPHLPLLTIYGSRREDLFKKIPDSTIVITTYALLRRDLEELLKHEYTSVILDEAQNIKNPNTITAKSVRKLKSDMRLCLSGTPIENNLFELWSLFEFLMPGFLSSQHAFQRGIVKPIKDGDEETLNYLRTRVKPFILRRTKSEVAKDLPPKIETVHYCDLIEEQRELYNALAKRLKDQVLKDVDEKGMAKSQMSILDALLKLRQICCHPRLLKLDMPGLSTNLPSGKFDAFKDLIFDIVEGGHKVLVFSQFVQMLHVIRSWLTIKDIPFTYLDGSSKDRFEQVDRFNDSPDIPIFLISLKAGGTGLNLTSADYVIHYDPWWNPAVENQATDRTHRIGQKRQVFAYKMICQNTVEEKILGLQEMKKSVADAIIPGQSALKSLTRDDLEMLFEI from the coding sequence ATGTCTCAAAACGAAGAAGCTGTAGTAAAATCAATTCTCAAAGCATTTGTCTCAGACACCGTACCGGAATATATTCTGGACGGCGCACGCACGATCGTAAATTCTGACGGGGTCCTGAAACTCGATCTTAAAAAACGCGAACGCTACTGGGATGTGGACGCCACCATCCAAGGCGATGATTTTCAAAACTACTCCTCAGAGCTGGGTCTTAACCTGGCCGAGGAAAGCATAAACCATTACTGCAACTGCCCGGAATCCTTTTCCGGCGTGTGCAAACATGTGGGTGCTGCTGCATTAAAGCTGCTTCTCTCCCTTGATTCCGAGGAAGAAAAAGCCGAAAGCCAGAAGCAGGCCGACTGGCGCCAGAATTTCCGTTCATTCTTTGCCACGGAACTGGAGCCCGAAGCAGGCAAGCACTACATTATTTACCGCATGTACCCGGAACCGGAACGCTTGCAGGTGGCCTTTTTCCGGGCCCGCCAGAACAAGTCCGGCCTCTCTCAGGTGCAGAACGAAATAGAACTGCAGGATATCATCGAAAAACCGGAATGGGCCGAAACCTCGCCCAGCCTGCCGCATGTTTCCGAACAGATCGGGCACTACCTTGATTACCGCGGACACCGGGTGGAAATTCCCGCCGGGCTGCATGCATGGTTTTTTACTGCCATCAAAGACGAATATTACATGTTCCTGCGCGATACAGATATTCCCATCCGCATTGAAAGCAGAACCATGCAGCTAAAACTCTCCCCGGAACTTTCCGAGGAAGGTCTTTCATTCGACATCCTGCTTTCCGATGAAGGCAAACCGCCTTTCTCCATAATGGATGACGATGAAGTCTTTTTCTACGGCAGACTGCCGCTCTGGGTATACTGGAAACAGGGTTTCTACCCGGTCCAGACCACTCTTGCTCCCAAACTGGTGCAGGAAATGCGCATCCAGAATCCGGTCATCCCTCCCGGGGATATCCCGGAATTCCTTGACCGTGTCTGGACCCAGATTCCGGTTTCCGACCTGCACGACCATGAGGAATTCCTTGAGAAGATGCAGCCGTTCTTTGTACCGGCCACATTCAATCCCAAGCTCTACCTCAACGAGGAAGGTTCACTGCTGACCATCAGGGTCGACAACACCTACGATACCGAGCATGGGGAAATCTCCATGGGCGAACCCAACCCCGACCTGCAGACCGGAAGCTACAAGGATGGCGAAAAATCCTATCTTGTACGCCGTGCTCAGGACGAGGAAGCACAGCTTTTTGCCGAACTGCGCGACATGGGTTTCCAGCCGCGTAACAACTCCATCTGGTTCATGGAACAGGAAGCGGCCATCACCTTCCTGCTGGACCACTATCCGCAGCTGGTTGAAGCCTACCGCATCTACGGTGAGAAAAACCTGACCCGTTACAAGGTAAGGCTGACCAATCCGCAGATTGTTGCCGAAGTTGAAACAGACGAAGACAACAAGTGGTTCAACCTCGACATCAACGTTGAATACGATGACCAGCGCGTGCCCATTGAAAAAATATGGGAAGCGTGGAGTCAGGGCAAACGTTATGTCCAGCTCAAGGACGGCTCTTACACCAGCCTGCCCGAATCATGGCTCAAGAAACTCAGCCACAAGCTCAAGGCTCTGGGTTACGATCCCGAACAGCCTCCGCGCCAGCAGTTCGAGCAGTATGAAACTCCGGTGCTGGACAAGATCATCGAAGACCTTCCCGACGCCAAGACTGACGAACATTTCGTCAAACTGCGTGAGAAGATCCACAACTTTGATGAAATCAAAATGCTTGATCAGCCCAAGGCACTGAATGCGACCCTGCGTCCCTATCAGGTACAGGGCCTCAGCTACCTGAACTTCCTGCGCGACTACAAGTTCGGCGGCATCCTTGCGGATGAAATGGGTCTCGGTAAAACCATTCAGACCCTGTCCTTCATCCTTTCCCTGCACGAGCGGGGCATTACCGGACCGAACCTGATCATCGTGCCCACTTCGGTCATGCCCAACTGGGAACGTGAGGCGCAGAAATTCTGCCCGCACCTGCCGCTTTTGACCATTTACGGCTCAAGACGCGAGGACCTGTTCAAGAAAATTCCGGATTCAACAATCGTAATAACCACTTACGCATTGCTGCGCCGGGACCTTGAAGAGCTGCTCAAGCACGAATATACTTCTGTGATTCTGGATGAAGCCCAGAACATCAAGAACCCGAACACCATCACCGCCAAGTCGGTGCGCAAGCTTAAGAGTGACATGCGCCTCTGCCTTTCCGGTACGCCCATTGAGAACAACCTCTTTGAGCTCTGGTCTCTGTTCGAATTCCTCATGCCCGGCTTCCTCAGCTCACAGCATGCTTTCCAGAGGGGCATTGTCAAACCCATCAAGGATGGTGACGAAGAGACCCTCAACTATCTGCGCACAAGGGTGAAACCGTTCATCCTGCGCCGTACCAAGTCCGAGGTGGCCAAGGACCTGCCGCCCAAGATCGAGACCGTCCATTACTGCGATCTCATCGAGGAACAGCGCGAACTTTACAACGCCCTTGCCAAACGCCTCAAAGATCAGGTGCTCAAGGATGTGGACGAGAAAGGCATGGCCAAGAGCCAGATGTCCATTCTCGACGCACTGCTCAAGCTGCGCCAGATCTGCTGCCACCCGCGGTTGCTCAAGCTGGATATGCCCGGCCTGTCCACCAACCTGCCTTCCGGTAAATTCGACGCCTTCAAAGACCTCATCTTTGATATCGTTGAAGGCGGACACAAGGTGCTGGTCTTCTCCCAGTTCGTACAGATGCTGCACGTTATCCGTTCATGGCTGACCATTAAGGATATCCCCTTCACCTACCTCGATGGCTCCAGCAAGGACCGCTTCGAGCAGGTGGACCGCTTTAACGACAGCCCGGATATCCCCATCTTCCTGATCTCGCTGAAAGCAGGCGGTACCGGTCTTAACCTGACCTCCGCCGACTACGTCATCCACTACGATCCGTGGTGGAACCCGGCAGTGGAAAATCAGGCCACTGACCGTACCCACCGTATCGGCCAGAAACGTCAGGTCTTTGCTTACAAGATGATCTGCCAGAACACCGTGGAAGAAAAGATCCTCGGCCTGCAGGAAATGAAGAAGAGCGTTGCGGATGCCATTATTCCGGGTCAATCCGCGCTCAAGTCACTCACCCGTGACGACCTCGAAATGTTGTTCGAAATTTAA
- a CDS encoding PilZ domain-containing protein, with protein MNSDNLSILAYTDSHQPYRNFQNHSKMEIKFCSDLEQFFQEALSHDFSGMILEMKKVMSTPARERNKIFTLAADKPLMRTRINKGAAIFVDDPDRFRDHCTQKKKALIRRNDRVNVDLQSKISHGDDHAMANKFDAEIINLSETGCYLKTDTDLSANQLVNIKICKLANQLPICGGIRWSTIPKDGVYGYGIQFMKAEPDQTAQLYTEFIKPGLKKETAPSA; from the coding sequence ATGAACAGCGATAATTTATCTATTCTGGCCTACACCGACAGTCACCAGCCCTACCGCAATTTTCAGAACCATTCCAAAATGGAAATAAAGTTCTGCTCTGATCTGGAACAATTTTTCCAGGAAGCACTGAGCCATGACTTTTCCGGGATGATCCTTGAAATGAAAAAAGTCATGTCCACCCCGGCCCGCGAACGCAACAAGATATTCACCCTTGCCGCAGACAAGCCCCTCATGCGTACCCGCATAAACAAAGGGGCAGCCATTTTTGTTGACGACCCGGACCGCTTCCGGGACCACTGCACCCAAAAGAAAAAAGCCCTTATCCGCCGCAACGACAGGGTGAATGTAGACCTGCAGAGCAAAATCAGCCACGGTGACGACCACGCCATGGCCAATAAATTTGATGCTGAAATAATCAATTTATCTGAAACCGGATGCTACCTGAAAACAGACACCGATCTCTCTGCAAACCAGCTCGTCAATATCAAAATCTGTAAGCTTGCCAACCAGCTTCCCATTTGCGGCGGTATCCGCTGGTCTACCATTCCCAAAGACGGTGTTTACGGCTACGGAATCCAGTTTATGAAAGCCGAGCCGGACCAAACTGCCCAACTATATACTGAATTCATTAAACCGGGACTGAAAAAAGAGACTGCCCCCTCCGCCTAG
- a CDS encoding PilZ domain-containing protein, translating to MSQQNNQVIIYTDNPEQYSNSTLSAYVKLEFCSCPAKFCHALLEKEYSGTILDVRKVMNTPCCDRNRIFTISSGIPTIRTLEKGKRPVFLDDHENFICDCLTRKCAIPGSSCPINVNMAVEISLEDDPAMSRSVHGTIHHISEKGCTFHTDADLRDKKFLFLKIFSLKNRLPIYAGVYKAQSKAHCSCGFRVKFLDLKDDQKEEIIEAIKSDESTALE from the coding sequence ATGAGTCAGCAAAACAATCAGGTAATTATCTATACTGATAATCCTGAACAATATTCAAATTCAACACTCTCAGCATACGTAAAGCTGGAGTTCTGCTCCTGCCCGGCAAAATTCTGCCATGCTCTGCTGGAAAAAGAATATTCCGGGACAATTCTTGATGTACGCAAGGTCATGAACACGCCCTGCTGTGACCGAAACAGGATATTCACCATTTCATCCGGGATACCGACCATCAGAACCCTTGAAAAAGGAAAGAGGCCCGTTTTTCTGGACGACCACGAGAATTTCATCTGCGACTGCCTGACCCGCAAGTGCGCCATTCCGGGATCATCCTGCCCGATCAATGTCAATATGGCGGTGGAAATCAGCCTTGAAGATGATCCGGCCATGTCCCGGTCCGTGCACGGAACAATCCATCACATTTCGGAAAAAGGCTGCACTTTCCACACTGATGCGGATCTCAGGGACAAAAAATTTCTATTTCTTAAAATATTCTCTCTGAAAAACAGACTGCCCATCTATGCCGGCGTCTACAAAGCGCAGAGTAAGGCCCACTGCTCCTGCGGATTCAGGGTAAAATTTCTGGATTTAAAAGATGACCAGAAGGAAGAAATAATCGAGGCAATCAAATCGGATGAATCCACGGCACTGGAGTAG
- a CDS encoding single-stranded DNA-binding protein encodes MAGSMNKVILIGRIGQDPKLSYTTSGQAFVNFSVATDEGYKDRNTGQKVDKTEWHRVTAWRHTAEFVGKYLSKGRLVMVEGKLQTRKWQDQNGQDRYTTEIVANNVQGLDSRQDGGYQGQQQGGYQQQGGGQYNNQQQGGGYQGQPQQQQYNNQQPQQQQQGGGFQEEEDLGPAFPSEASGMDEVPF; translated from the coding sequence ATGGCTGGAAGCATGAACAAAGTTATATTGATAGGACGTATCGGGCAGGACCCGAAACTTTCATACACCACATCCGGTCAGGCATTTGTCAACTTTTCGGTTGCGACTGATGAAGGTTACAAGGACCGCAATACCGGACAGAAGGTTGATAAAACCGAATGGCACCGCGTCACCGCTTGGAGACACACTGCCGAATTCGTAGGTAAATATCTCTCCAAGGGCCGTCTGGTCATGGTTGAAGGCAAGCTCCAGACCCGCAAGTGGCAGGACCAGAACGGTCAGGACCGCTACACCACTGAAATCGTCGCCAACAACGTTCAGGGTCTCGACAGCAGACAGGACGGCGGCTATCAGGGCCAGCAGCAGGGTGGATACCAGCAGCAGGGCGGCGGCCAGTACAACAACCAGCAGCAGGGTGGCGGCTATCAGGGCCAGCCCCAGCAGCAACAGTACAACAACCAGCAGCCCCAGCAGCAACAGCAGGGCGGCGGTTTTCAGGAAGAAGAGGACCTCGGTCCCGCATTTCCTTCCGAAGCCAGCGGAATGGACGAAGTCCCGTTCTAA